Genomic DNA from Desulfovibrio sp. JC022:
TGCCCGTCCACAGCTGCTTTTAAGTACTCCCTTGCTTCCCCGGTTTCAAGTCCTGGGGGTATTCCGCGCATGGAAAGAGTCTGCCCGGATTCCAGTTCGAGCATAAACCCGGCGGCCTGCAAGTCCTCCCACATTTCCTGCACTCGCTGCACTTCACTGGGATGGAGGGCAATATCGATAGGTAAGGCAAGAGGACGGGACTCCCCGCGGGTTCGCAGGGATTTCATATTCTCATAAATAACTCGTTCATGGGCCGCATGCTGATCCAGCAAACCAAGGGAGCCGTTAGGCAGCTTTAGCACCAGATAAGTATCAACCACCTGTCCGAGATATTCAATGCGTGATCCCGGCACAAATACCGGACCCGCTGCAAATGGTTCATGCTGATTCTGTTCCGCTGCCTGAACCTCCTGCGCGGTGTAATCCATGGGCCGCTCGTGAACCATATCCGGTTCCGGGCGATGTTCAGCCATAGAAGAAGTAAAATCTGTTTTGACAAAGCTTGCAGCCGCTTCCGGCTCATCATCCATAGCCGTGAAATCGGTATTTTTAAACTCGTTCCAGCTGGAAAATTTAGCAGCAGGTTCGATGGGCAGAGACACGCTTTCCGATAACTTCTTTTCTCGCAAGACCGGCCGGACCGGCATTTCAGACTGTCTTTCAAAATGGCTATCGCCTTCCACAATCCCCAGTTCATAACGGGATAAAGCCTGCCCGATTCCATTACGGATAATGCTGAAAACAGAACTTTCCTCCTGAAAACGCACCTCCATCTTAGCCGGATGCACATTCACATCCACCAGTTCCGGAGGCAATTCCAGAAAAAGCACCGCCTGCGGATATTCACGAGAAATCAAACGCCCCTTGTAAGCCCCGCGAATGGCACTGAGCAGAAGCTTATCCTGCACCGGGCGGCCATTGACGAACATAACAATGCGGTCACCACGTCCTTGAGCCAATCCGGGAATACCCGCGCAGCCGTGGACCTTCATGTCCCCGGCCTCGTGGGAAAATTCCAGCAGGGATTCGCAGATATTACGCGGCCAAAAGACAGCCAGACGTTCGGGCAGAGTTTGTCCGGCAGGAAGCCTGAACTGTTCCCGGCCATTGGAGGTAAAAGAGAATCCGGCCCCCACATTGGCAAGTGCGACCTTAAAGAGAACCTGATTGCAACGGCGGGCTTCGGTATTCTCCGTTTTCAGAAATTTCAGCCGGGCCGGGACATTAAAAAACAGGTCACGCACTTCAACCGAAGTCCCGCTAGGAATAGCTGCCGGACCTTCATCCGCCACATCCCCGCCTTCAACATGAATGAACCAGCCTTCGTCCGCGCCTTTGCGGCAGGAACTCATTTTAAACCTCGAGACTGAGGCAATACTGGGCAGGGCCTCTCCCCGGAATCCGAAACTGGTAATGGCTGCAAGGTCATCCACATTGGAAATTTTGCTGGTGGCATGACGGGTAACGGCCAATTTCAACTGATCAGCAGCAACCCCGTGACCGTTGTCTTTGACAGCAATAAAGCCCTGTCCACCACGCTCGACAACAACATCAACCTGCGTGCTGCCCGCATCAATGGAATTTTCAACCAGTTCCTTAACCACACTGGAAGGCCGCTCCACAACCTCCCCCGCTGCAATCTGGTTACGCAGGGAAGTTGGAAGGACATGAATTTCAGGAGTACTCATAATGATATATCTATACGGTATTTTTATTTAACTTTAAAACATGTGTTAACTACTGCCCAGAATACAATAAGCAAGGCCCCCCGTCTACACGTCAGTAGTCGGAGGGCCCAGTAACTTTTCTCAAAATCAAATTTTAAAACATGCTCATATCAATCAGGTTGAAATTAACGCTGTAGCGTTCGTCAACAGTAGTCTTGGATGCAGTAAATTCCATGAAGAAACACTGATGATTCCAACCCACAGAAGCGGTCTTTTCAAGATCGCGGTCAGCATTAAGATCAGAACGGAACTTACCGCCCACCTGAAGATTCCAGGGCAGCTTGGCTTTCATGCCGTAGCTGACAATCTGCATATCAGAATCCTGCTGACGTTTATATTCATCGATCTTGCGCAGGTAATCATAACCAAGAGAGAATTCCGCATACTCATCGTAAAAAAGCTTGAGAATATTTTCATGTTCGGTGATATCACCAAGGTAAGGGGAAAGCCATGTACGGGAAGTCAGATTCACAAAATTATATGGAGTAACAATGACTTCCGCCATGAAATCGGAAAATGGACGCCGTTCATATTCACTGAGTTCGACAGAACGATTTTCCTCGTCAATGTCATATCCCTGTTCAAGGCGGACACGCAGAAATTCAAGATAGTCCGCTTCAAGTACCGGGTTGCCGTCATCGCCCATAACAACAGTTGCGCGGTTACGGTCAAAAACGTTGGTCAGCGAGAAAACTACATCATTCTGCTCGGAAATGCGGTCACGGGAATCAAAGTAAGGCAGTTTGGCCTGCGAAGCAGAGTCATCCTGAACCCATGAATATTCCAACCGGGGAATAAAGTTATGCTTCATGCGGGTCCAGCCTGATTTACCAACATTCTCCTTGCTGACAACCGGAGCGGACTCCAACTCAAAGACACGGTAAAAATCAGTGGCTGCGCTCATTCCGGCATCGGCAAGGATACGGGTCTGGCTGCTGTCGCGGTTGATTTCAGAACTTGCGTTCTGGAACGAACTCACAAGATAGTTGGTCGCCCTGATTCCTGCATGAGGAATAAAAGTAATCCCGCCAAGACGTACCGGCATACTGAAAGAAGGTTTGATGTCAAAACGTCCACCGGTGGTGCCGTATTCACGCCAGAAATAGTTGGCCTGAAATTCACCTTCCCATTCAATGGGAGTACCTAAAAAATTATTCTTAAAAGCGTAAGCGGAAAGTTCCGGCAGCTTCTGTAAAGTCGGGTCCTGAGTGGAAGGGTTGTTGCCGTTCCGATAAAGCAGGTTCTCAGTGTATTCTGCCAAGGCTGAAACAGAATAATTATCCCAGCTTCTGGCTACAAGAGCGGTACTTGTTCTTTTATTGGAATCCGCAGTGGCAATGTCACGCCCGAATTCATCAAGAAAGGAATCACGGGTGGCATCATAACCATTGGAACCGGATTTAAATTCACGCAGGTAATCCTGATCAGAAACAAGGTCCATATCAAATATGGTCTGCCAATCGGGATTTCCAAGATATCCGTTATATTTTGATCTGATCCACCAACGGTTCTGGTTGGGACGGATCATAGTATCACTGAAAGAATAGCTTGCAGCATTGGGGTCGTCATAACTCTTGCTATCGTACAACCAGTCCGCACGCCATGAACCCTTGGTATTCACATCTTCGGAATGACGGAATTCAACACCGGGACGAGCACCGCGTTTGCTCAGATATTCCGGGTAGAAAGTCATGTCCATCTCATCATTGATGGCCCAATAAAACGGCAGGTTAATCCTGTTACCAAGACGGTTGGAGTTACCTATTTCAGGGTTAAGTATACCGGACTGGCGTTCACGCTGCACCGGGAGTTCCATGTAGGGAGTGTACGCTACCGGGACACCCTTAAGTTTGAACTTGGA
This window encodes:
- the mutL gene encoding DNA mismatch repair endonuclease MutL, which encodes MSTPEIHVLPTSLRNQIAAGEVVERPSSVVKELVENSIDAGSTQVDVVVERGGQGFIAVKDNGHGVAADQLKLAVTRHATSKISNVDDLAAITSFGFRGEALPSIASVSRFKMSSCRKGADEGWFIHVEGGDVADEGPAAIPSGTSVEVRDLFFNVPARLKFLKTENTEARRCNQVLFKVALANVGAGFSFTSNGREQFRLPAGQTLPERLAVFWPRNICESLLEFSHEAGDMKVHGCAGIPGLAQGRGDRIVMFVNGRPVQDKLLLSAIRGAYKGRLISREYPQAVLFLELPPELVDVNVHPAKMEVRFQEESSVFSIIRNGIGQALSRYELGIVEGDSHFERQSEMPVRPVLREKKLSESVSLPIEPAAKFSSWNEFKNTDFTAMDDEPEAAASFVKTDFTSSMAEHRPEPDMVHERPMDYTAQEVQAAEQNQHEPFAAGPVFVPGSRIEYLGQVVDTYLVLKLPNGSLGLLDQHAAHERVIYENMKSLRTRGESRPLALPIDIALHPSEVQRVQEMWEDLQAAGFMLELESGQTLSMRGIPPGLETGEAREYLKAAVDGQAKTLDDLWIMLSCKSAIKANLSLAVDEALSLLEAWVKCPQREYCPHGRPVLVSWSALEMEKLFKRK
- a CDS encoding LPS-assembly protein LptD, encoding MTDSKGVEQKGEQWKFAADKLVVENDSEYLQAYGDVTLRSGDNYIKADFARFYRATKWIYLRGNVKAQIKGDFYDAAEAEFDLNNMVGWLKKGRVFVAKPHVYFESEFIEKHNGATYSFKDVKVTACDGENPLWSFESGEGDITINGYARLWHSKFKLKGVPVAYTPYMELPVQRERQSGILNPEIGNSNRLGNRINLPFYWAINDEMDMTFYPEYLSKRGARPGVEFRHSEDVNTKGSWRADWLYDSKSYDDPNAASYSFSDTMIRPNQNRWWIRSKYNGYLGNPDWQTIFDMDLVSDQDYLREFKSGSNGYDATRDSFLDEFGRDIATADSNKRTSTALVARSWDNYSVSALAEYTENLLYRNGNNPSTQDPTLQKLPELSAYAFKNNFLGTPIEWEGEFQANYFWREYGTTGGRFDIKPSFSMPVRLGGITFIPHAGIRATNYLVSSFQNASSEINRDSSQTRILADAGMSAATDFYRVFELESAPVVSKENVGKSGWTRMKHNFIPRLEYSWVQDDSASQAKLPYFDSRDRISEQNDVVFSLTNVFDRNRATVVMGDDGNPVLEADYLEFLRVRLEQGYDIDEENRSVELSEYERRPFSDFMAEVIVTPYNFVNLTSRTWLSPYLGDITEHENILKLFYDEYAEFSLGYDYLRKIDEYKRQQDSDMQIVSYGMKAKLPWNLQVGGKFRSDLNADRDLEKTASVGWNHQCFFMEFTASKTTVDERYSVNFNLIDMSMF